The Accipiter gentilis chromosome 34, bAccGen1.1, whole genome shotgun sequence genome has a segment encoding these proteins:
- the HEBP1 gene encoding heme-binding protein 1: MLGMIKNSLLSTVETWPYRVLSKGEKEQLGYEERACEGGRFAAVEVAGKPFDEASKEGVLKLLKYVGGTNDKGVGMGMTAPVSITAFPAEDGSLQQKVKVSLRIPSQFQANPPCPSDESIKIEERQGMTIYSTQFGGYAKETDYVNYAAKLKAALGSEAAYRKDFYFCNGYDPPMKPYGRRNEVWFVKE; this comes from the exons ATGCTGGGCATGATCAAGAACTCCCTGCTGAGCACGGTGGAGACGTGGCCCTACCGGGTGCTGAGCAAGGGGGAGAAG GAGCAGCTCGGCTACGAGGAGAGGGCGTGCGAGGGAGGGCGGTTTGCGGCGGTGGAGGTGGCGGGGAAGCCGTTCGACGAGGCCTCGAAGGAAGGGGTGCTCAAGCTCCTCAAGTACGTCGGGGGAACCAACGACAAGG GGGTTGGAATGGGCATGACTGCTCCTGTGTCCATCACTGCTTTTCCTGCTGAAGATGGCTCCTTACAGCAGAAAGTGAAGGTGTCTCTGCGGATCCCGAGCCAGTTTCAAGCCAACCCTCCTTGTCCTAGCGATGAAAGCATTAAGATTGAAGAGAGACAGGGGATGACCATTTATTCCAC GCAGTTTGGTGGCTATGCCAAAGAGACGGATTACGTGAACTATGCTGCCAAGCTGAAGGCTGCTCTGGGGAGTGAAGCTGCATACCGCAAGGATTTCTACTTCTGCAATGGTTACGACCCCCCTATGAAGCCTTATGGGCGACGCAATGAGGTCTGGTTTGTGAAAGAGTGA